Proteins encoded together in one Leishmania donovani BPK282A1 complete genome, chromosome 33 window:
- a CDS encoding glucose transporter/membrane transporter D2, putative produces MISTNMSPKEQLSNGKSITQANADLPLISAAADSPSMTLKKRSSAPELPTSLDEDEEEDSPQPLSNTPFFSMKNLIVATPIILTPLLYGYNLGFVGPYSTMYGYASNCQLYSAKKSCETLTAAKCRWFNASTYVSNTTYGEVCGWADRTTCFLKYSDEAGCLSDSACKWSYSANTCGNQVGYSSIQSGVFAGSLVIGSTMGALMGGYLTKRLDYCKSFLFIGLLSVIGNVLTHVATGLFHYWVLFVARIVLGFPLGWQSITSSHYTDKFAPANHAKTLGTLFQVSVSTGIFVTSFFGLVLGNTIQYDAASNANTMGRMQGLVSVSTLLSIFVVFLPLITKDGYSKSRRGDYEGENSEDASRKAAEEYTMTQMIGPILNGVAMGCVTQLTGINANMNFAPTIMSNLGLQPLVGNIIVMAWNMLATFCVIPLSRRFSMRTLFLFCGFVGSLCCVFLGGIPVYPGVTKSDKAISGIAITGIAIFIALYEMGVGPCFYVLAVDVFPESFRPIGSSITVGVMFIFNLIINICYPIATEGISGGPSGNPNKGQAVAFIFFGCIGVVACVIEYFFLQPWVEPEAKMTDDLDGAAVPEGKHD; encoded by the coding sequence ATGATTTCCACGAACATGTCCCCAAAGGAACAGCTCTCAAATGGCAAATCGATCACACAGGCCAATGCTGACTTACCGCTGAtatcggctgctgctgattcACCCTCAATGACGCTAAAGAAGCGCTCTTCGGCGCCGGAGTTGCCGACATCTCtcgacgaagacgaggaggaggactcTCCGCAGCCACTGTCGAACACGCCGTTTTTCTCGATGAAGAACCTGATCGTCGCGACTCCCATTATTCTCACACCGTTGCTTTATGGTTACAACCTCGGATTTGTTGGTCCGTACTCCACGATGTACGGGTATGCCTCCAACTGCCAGCTGTACAGCGCTAAAAAGTCGTGCGAGACGCTGACAGCAGCGAAGTGCCGGTGGTTCAACGCGTCGACGTATGTGAGCAATACAACGTATGGCGAGGTGTGCGGGTGGGCGGACAGGACGACGTGCTTCCTGAAGTacagcgacgaggcgggCTGCTTGTCAGACTCTGCATGCAAGTGGAGCTACTCTGCCAACACCTGCGGCAACCAGGTGGGCTATTCCTCGATTCAGAGCGGCGTTTTCGCTGGGTCGTTGGTGATCGGATCCACGATGGGCGCGCTGATGGGCGGGTACCTGACAAAGCGTCTCGACTACTGCAAGAGCTTCTTGTTCATTGGGCTTCTTAGCGTGATCGGTAATGTTCTGACGCACGTGGCAACGGGGCTGTTCCACTACTGGGTGTTGTTCGTTGCGCGTATCGTGCTTGGCTTTCCCTTGGGTTGGCAGTCCATCACGTCCTCGCACTACACGGACAAGTTTGCTCCTGCAAATCATGCCAAGACGCTCGGCACGCTGTTCCAGGTTTCGGTCTCGACCGGCATTTTTGTTACGTCGTTCTTCGGTCTGGTTCTTGGCAACACGATCCAGTACGATGCGGCCAGCAATGCTAATACCATGGGCCGCATGCAAGGCCTCGTCTCTGTTTCCACGCTCCTCTCTATTTTTGTGGTGTTCCTGCCACTCATCACCAAGGACGGTTACAGCAAGAGCAGGAGGGGTGACTACGAGGGGGAAAACAGTGAAGATGCTTCCAggaaggcggcagaggagtACACCATGACGCAGATGATCGGGCCCATCCTGAACGGTGTGGCCATGGGGTGTGTGACGCAGCTGACCGGCATCAACGCCAATATGAACTTCGCCCCGACCATCATGTCAAACCTTGGGCTGCAACCGCTGGTTGGCAACATCATCGTCATGGCATGGAACATGCTCGCAACGTTCTGCGTGATCCCGCTCTCGAGGAGGTTCTCGATGCGGACCCTGTTCCTCTTCTGCGGCTTTGTCGGCTCTCTGTGCTGCGTCTTCCTTGGTGGCATCCCGGTGTACCCCGGCGTTACAAAGTCGGACAAGGCCATAAGCGGCATTGCCATTACTGGGATTGCCATCTTTATCGCCCTTTACGAGATGGGTGTGGGGCCGTGCTTCTACGTTCTGGCGGTGGACGTGTTCCCCGAGTCGTTCCGGCCTATCGGCTCGTCTATCACGGTGGGTGTGATGTTTATTTTCAACCTCATCATCAACATTTGCTACCCGATTGCGACGGAGGGCATCTCTGGCGGTCCGTCGGGGAACCCGAACAAGGGTCAGGCCGTCGCGTTCATTTTCTTTGGCTGCATTGGCGTCGTGGCTTGTGTCATCGAGTACTTCTTTCTGCAACCATGGGTGGAACCAGAGGCTAAGATGACGGATGATCTTGATGGAGCGGCAGTACCGGAGGGGAAGCACGACTGA